From a region of the Castanea sativa cultivar Marrone di Chiusa Pesio chromosome 10, ASM4071231v1 genome:
- the LOC142612329 gene encoding uncharacterized protein LOC142612329: MPTLDSYNGTCDPCDHIATFKTIMHLQGVQDEIRCKAFPTTLKGQTRVWFGKLPPNTITLFQELSKLFVNNFVGGQRQKSSSSNLLSIEQGENESIRSFISYFNREALLVDELDDKILLAAFYNGVSSDLFIHKLYDQEPQTMDKLIHSAQSYMNTEDTIIAKKKKKGERLENGYINHPEQGSRPKKAKVREKRDHDRKKAGSSLGRYSNYTPLNASLDQVLMQIKDDLSLKWPKRMKGDPSKWNKSKYCRFHLDHGHDMDKCYDLKQRIEILIKQRKLKNFLRRDHMDEKQPMKGKVEEPMRQPLGEIRIIVGGPSTRSSSKAKKTYLRVVQNVQLSRQPSKMVREDELAIVFTDEDARLLCHPHDDAIVIILVIANYTTRRVLINSGSSVDILYYPVFWQMRINKCGGPFVRYWVGLLPAVLGPKYSALGSWDRSNYNPPWQTIPRFAKTLITCPWQAELLW; encoded by the coding sequence ATGCCTACCCTAGACTCATATAATGGGACGTGTGATCCTTGTGATCACATTGCCACGTTTAAGACAATCATGCATCTTCAAGGTGTACAAGATGAAATCAGGTGTAAAGCATTTCCTACCACATTGAAAGGCCAGACCAGGGTATGGTTTGGTAAGCTACCACCAAATACCATAACCTTGTTTCAGGAGTTAagtaagttgttcgtcaacAACTTTGTTGGAGGTCAGAGGCAAAAGAGTTCCTCGTCTAACTTGTTAAGCATAGAGCAAGGAGAGAATGAGAGTATACGTTCTTTTATTAGCTACTTTAACAGAGAAGCCCTGCTAGTGGACGAGTTGGATGACAAGATCCTTTTGGCAGCCTTCTACAATGGAGTCAGTTCAGatttgttcattcataagctgtATGATCAGGAGCCACAAACAATGGATAAGTTAATACATTCAGCCCAAAGTTACATGAACACAGAGGACACGATTATTgctaagaaaaagaagaaaggtgaACGATTGGAGAATGGTTATATAAATCATCCAGAGCAGGGttctcgtccaaagaaagccaaAGTAAGGGAGAAAAGGGATCATGATAGAAAGAAGGCAGGGTCGTCTTTAGGACGATATTCCAACTACACTCCCCTGAATGCTTCACTTGACCAAGTATTGATGCAAATTAAAGATGACCTGTCATTGAAATGGCCTAAGaggatgaaaggagatcctagcAAGTGGAACAAAAGCAAGTACTGTCGTTTTCACCtagaccatgggcatgatatGGACAAGTGCTATGACTTAAAGCAGCGGATCGAAATTCTTATTAAACAAAGGAAGTTGAAAAATTTCCTTAGACGAGATCACATGGATGAAAAGCAGCCAATGAAAGGCAAAGTAGAAGAACCAATGCGTCaaccactaggagaaataaggatCATTGTAGGAGGTCCATCAACTAGAAGCTCATCCAAGGCCAAGAAAACCTACCTGCGGGTAGTCCAAAATGTTCAATTATCTAGACAACCATCAAAGATGGTTAGGGAAGATGAGCTTGCCATTGTTTTCACGGACGAAGATGCAAGACTACTATGCCATCCTCATGATGATGCAATTGTCATCATTTTGGTGATTGCAAATTATACCACTAGAAGGGTGTTAATAAATAGTGGAAGTTCAGTAGATATCCTTTACTATCCAGTTTTTTGGCAAATGAGAATTAACAagtgtggtgggccttttgtgCGATATTGGGTTGGACTACTTCCTGCTGTGCTAGGCCCAAAGTATTCTGCATTAGGGAGTTGGGATCGGTCCAATTACAACCCACCTTGGCAAACTATACCCCGTTTTGCCAAGACTTTaatcacatgcccatggcaagCAGAGCTGCTATGGTAA
- the LOC142612660 gene encoding wee1-like protein kinase: MKKMRRQNNMQVQVSVNHFQLNNNQSSSSTSASSFSEASFFQNLLEKEPAEAAADDAYPNADDRDFILSQDFFCTPDYITPDNQNLLNSFDCNKENIPCPKSPEKLNTVKSKRCRPDSILVNPLSPTLSDHQQEVELANDTFGTDTDEEKLDKAMISAPQKIHSYVPQSAVALRCRVMPPPCIKNPYLMGASEMDIDPFGNQRSKCAGFFPGLIGGDGLSRYHTDFQEIEKIGTGNFSQVFKVLKRIDGCLYAVKHSTRQLHLDTERRKALMEVQSLAALGSHENIVGYYSSWFENEQLYIQMELCDHSLSMSRTSQLFTKVEVLQALHQIAKALQFIHGRGIAHLDVKPDNIYVKNGVYKLGDFGCATLTDKSLPIEEGDAHYMPQEILNEKYDHLDKVDIFSLGASIYELIRGSPLPESGSQFLKEGKLALLPGHSLQFQNLLKVMVDPDPVRRPSAKELLENPIFYRVLPNAKS; the protein is encoded by the exons atgaagaagatgaggaggcAGAATAATATGCAAGTGCAGGTTTCAGTGAATCATTTTCAGCTCAACAACAACCAATCATCTTCTTCCACGTCAGCATCTTCCTTCTCCGAGGCCTCTTTCTTCCAGAACCTTCTAGAGAAAGAGCCCGCCGAGGCGGCCGCCGACGATGCCTATCCCAATGCCGATGACAGAGACTTCATTCTCAGCCAAGATTTCTTCTG CACTCCGGATTATATCACACCAGATAACCAAAATCTTCTGAACAGTTTTGATTGCAACAAG GAAAACATTCCTTGCCCCAAGTCACCGGAGAAGCTGAATACTGTGAAAAGTAAGAGGTGTCGGCCAG ATAGTATCTTGGTAAATCCTCTTAGTCCTACCTTGTCTGATCATCAACAAGAGGTGGAACTTGCAAATGATACTTTTGGTACTGATACCGATGAAGAAAAATTAGATAAAGcaatgatatctgcaccacagAAGATTCATAGTTATGTACCACAATCTGCAGTTGCCTTACGCTGTCGGGTTATGCCCCCTCCTTGCATTAAGAATCCTTATTTGATGGGTGCTTCAGAAATGGACATAGATCCTTTTGGAAATCAAAGATCAAAATGTGCAG GGTTTTTTCCGGGACTTATTGGTGGAGATGGCCTTTCACGCTATCACACTGATTTCCAAGAGATTGAG AAAATTGGTACAGGAAACTTTAGTCAGGTTTTCAAAGTCTTGAAGAGAATTGATGGTTGCTTGTATGCTGTGAAACATAGCACACGGCAGCTGCATCTAGACACAGAAAG GAGGAAAGCTTTAATGGAAGTTCAATCTTTGGCAGCTCTTG GGTCTCATGAAAATATTGTTGGGTACTACTCTTCTTGGTTTGAAAATGAGCAACTCTACATTCAGATGGAGCTCTGTGATCACAGCTTATCTATGAGTAGAACTTCTCAATTATTCACAAAGGTGGAAGTATTGCAAGCCTTGCATCAG ATTGCAAAAGCATTGCAGTTTATACATGGGAGAGGAATAGCTCATCTAGATGTAAAACCTGATAATATTTATGTCAAGAATGGTGTCTATAAACTTGGTGATTTTGGATGTGCAACTCTTACTGACAAAAGCTTGCCAATTGAAGAGGGTGATGCACATTATATGCCTCAAGAAATCTTGAATGAGAAATATGATCATCTTGACAAGGTTGATATCTTCTCCTTGGGAGCTTCTATTTATGAACTTATTAGAGGGTCGCCTTTGCCAGAGTCAGGATCTCAATTTTTAAAAGAGGGAAAATTGGCGCTTCTTCCTGGCCATTCATTGCAATTTCAAAACTTACTCAAG GTGATGGTGGACCCAGATCCAGTCCGGCGTCCTTCTGctaaagaattgttagaaaatccaattttttaCAGGGTCCTCCCAAATGCAAAATCCTAA